One segment of Thermococcus sp. DNA contains the following:
- a CDS encoding DNA-binding protein: MEVLEKVLEWLRSGNDDANDIVDLPWTVKQLEPNLYMAEHPRMPFTLLVSFGDGFIRLLAPMGLETFSMTKDEKLKVYHALLKLNAEINLMKFILMGMNDDVYLAVDLDSSTLGKKEFNDALSALLFGLLSAVSALGLESEFENLLRERVLAMVYERLRKGASREELLEFLVSKVGMPRKEALALLSEVLPEEDERGYF; this comes from the coding sequence ATGGAAGTCCTGGAGAAGGTTCTCGAGTGGTTGCGCTCCGGCAACGACGATGCGAACGACATCGTTGACCTGCCCTGGACCGTCAAGCAACTCGAGCCCAACCTTTACATGGCCGAACATCCGAGGATGCCATTCACCCTGCTGGTTTCCTTTGGTGACGGTTTCATCCGTTTGCTCGCTCCCATGGGGCTTGAGACCTTCTCGATGACGAAGGACGAGAAGCTCAAGGTCTACCATGCCCTCCTGAAGCTGAACGCTGAGATAAACCTGATGAAATTCATCCTCATGGGTATGAACGACGACGTTTACCTAGCAGTGGACCTTGATTCCTCGACGCTGGGGAAGAAGGAGTTTAACGACGCCCTCTCAGCCCTTCTGTTCGGCCTTCTTTCGGCCGTCTCTGCCCTGGGGCTTGAGAGTGAGTTTGAGAACCTCCTCAGGGAGCGCGTGCTTGCCATGGTCTACGAGAGGCTCAGAAAAGGCGCCAGCAGGGAGGAACTCCTGGAGTTTCTCGTCTCCAAGGTGGGAATGCCGAGAAAGGAGGCCCTGGCTCTGTTGTCAGAAGTCCTTCCAGAGGAAGACGAGAGGGGTTATTTCTGA
- a CDS encoding ion channel encodes MLPVPVVRRLLRMKVKVSRNRLMQIAVSVLGLALVFAVAFSYFENVDFFTAFYWAVITMATIGYGDVTPRTEAGRIVAMIAAVAGISTFTALVSLLAENFISSSLRRMMGMHRVKYSNHYLVIGRGSSVSTCVNELFGAIERGELKLAPIVVVFPDEEERKRVELPEEVEVLIGDPTSRETLERARVDRASHVILALEDDSKAVFVTLMVKRMSKAKVFVEVLSEDSVELLRGAGADRVVVSRSLAGRLLASSIFEPEVVDVIDDITSSVRGYDVAVMDGNAFWGRPYIEALRELKERENVFLLGYYHNRPVLNPPLEEPIPRGAKLIVLRGSVSTGKL; translated from the coding sequence ATGCTCCCGGTGCCAGTGGTGAGACGGCTTTTGCGCATGAAGGTTAAGGTGAGCCGTAACCGGCTGATGCAGATAGCCGTTTCAGTGCTTGGACTCGCTTTGGTGTTCGCGGTGGCGTTTTCCTATTTTGAGAACGTGGATTTCTTCACGGCCTTCTACTGGGCGGTAATAACGATGGCGACGATTGGCTACGGCGACGTTACTCCCAGGACTGAAGCCGGAAGGATAGTTGCGATGATTGCCGCCGTTGCTGGAATATCAACGTTTACCGCCCTTGTTTCCCTCCTCGCTGAGAACTTCATCTCTTCTTCTCTCAGGAGGATGATGGGTATGCACCGTGTTAAGTACTCCAACCATTACCTCGTAATCGGACGGGGGAGTAGCGTTTCAACGTGCGTAAACGAGCTCTTCGGTGCAATCGAGCGCGGTGAACTGAAGCTTGCCCCAATAGTCGTGGTCTTTCCAGATGAAGAGGAACGCAAGCGGGTAGAGCTTCCAGAGGAAGTGGAAGTTTTAATCGGCGACCCCACGAGCAGGGAAACCCTTGAGAGGGCCCGGGTTGATAGGGCCTCCCACGTAATCCTGGCCCTTGAGGACGACTCCAAGGCCGTTTTCGTCACCTTGATGGTTAAGAGAATGTCAAAGGCCAAGGTTTTCGTTGAGGTTCTGAGTGAGGACAGCGTCGAGCTCCTGAGGGGAGCGGGGGCCGATAGGGTTGTGGTGAGCAGGAGCCTCGCCGGAAGGCTCTTGGCCAGTTCGATTTTTGAGCCTGAAGTTGTTGACGTCATCGACGACATAACCAGCTCGGTAAGGGGCTACGATGTTGCGGTTATGGACGGAAACGCCTTCTGGGGCAGACCTTATATAGAGGCCCTCCGTGAGCTCAAGGAAAGGGAGAACGTTTTCCTCCTTGGTTACTACCACAACCGGCCAGTCCTCAACCCTCCCCTTGAGGAGCCGATCCCTCGCGGGGCGAAACTGATAGTTCTGAGAGGCTCTGTTTCCACTGGAAAACTTTGA
- the radA gene encoding DNA repair and recombination protein RadA produces the protein MAKKKVEEVKELEEFEELEIAGSSHSSPKKKEKEIRTLEDLPGVGPATAEKLREAGYDTIEAIAVASPLELKEIAGISEGAALKIIQAAREAANIGTFMRADEYMEKRRTIGRISTGSKSLDKLLGGGIETQAITEVFGEFGSGKTQLAHTLAVMVQKPPEEGGLGGSVIWIDTENTFRPERIKQIAEARGVDPDEALKNIYVARAFNSNHQMLLVEKAEEIIKEKASTDRPVKLLVVDSLMAHFRSEYVGRGSLAERQQKLAKHLSDLHRLADLYDIAVFVTNQVQAKPDAFFGDPTRPVGGHILAHSATLRIYLRKGKAGKRVARLIDSPHLPEGEAVFRITERGVED, from the coding sequence ATGGCCAAGAAGAAGGTTGAAGAGGTTAAGGAGCTTGAGGAGTTCGAGGAGCTTGAAATAGCCGGAAGCTCACATTCATCACCAAAGAAGAAGGAGAAAGAAATCAGAACCCTTGAGGATTTGCCCGGCGTCGGCCCTGCCACCGCTGAAAAGCTCCGCGAGGCCGGTTACGACACCATCGAGGCCATAGCAGTTGCTTCCCCCCTCGAGCTCAAGGAGATAGCGGGGATAAGTGAAGGCGCCGCGCTCAAGATAATACAAGCTGCTAGGGAAGCGGCCAACATCGGAACCTTCATGCGCGCAGATGAGTACATGGAGAAGAGAAGGACAATAGGCAGGATTTCCACTGGAAGCAAAAGCCTCGACAAGCTCCTCGGCGGTGGAATCGAAACGCAGGCCATAACCGAGGTCTTCGGTGAGTTCGGCAGTGGAAAGACGCAGCTGGCCCATACCCTCGCAGTTATGGTCCAAAAGCCCCCCGAGGAGGGCGGTCTTGGCGGTTCCGTCATATGGATCGACACCGAGAACACCTTCAGGCCCGAGAGAATAAAGCAGATAGCCGAGGCTCGCGGTGTAGACCCCGATGAAGCCCTCAAGAACATCTACGTTGCCCGGGCATTTAACAGCAACCATCAGATGCTCCTCGTCGAGAAGGCGGAGGAAATAATTAAGGAGAAGGCCTCAACGGACAGGCCCGTTAAGTTGCTCGTCGTTGATTCCCTCATGGCCCACTTCAGGAGCGAGTACGTCGGAAGGGGTAGCCTTGCGGAGAGACAGCAGAAGCTGGCCAAGCACCTCTCAGATTTACACCGCCTCGCCGACCTCTACGACATAGCGGTCTTCGTCACCAATCAGGTTCAGGCGAAGCCAGATGCCTTCTTCGGCGACCCGACGAGGCCCGTTGGAGGTCACATTTTGGCACACAGTGCGACGCTCAGGATTTACCTCAGGAAGGGCAAGGCAGGAAAGAGGGTTGCTAGGCTGATAGACAGCCCGCACCTTCCCGAGGGAGAGGCCGTCTTCAGGATAACCGAGAGGGGCGTTGAGGACTGA
- the nucS gene encoding endonuclease NucS: MPKVEFKTNPSPEEIKLLLDSAISSEGMLTIFARCKVHYEGRAKSELGSGDRVIIVKPDGSFLIHQSRKREPVNWQPPGSVVRLELKEKPVLVSVRRKPRETLEVELEEVYLITVFHAEDYEELALTGSEAEMAELIFENPEAIEPGFRPLYREKPIKHGIVDVLGVDKEGNIVVLELKRRRADLHAVSQLKRYVETLKEEHENVRGILVAPSLTSGAKKLLEKEGLEFRKLEPPKRDKRSRGKQLRLF, from the coding sequence ATGCCCAAAGTCGAGTTTAAAACCAACCCCTCTCCAGAGGAAATAAAGCTCCTCCTCGACTCGGCCATCTCCTCCGAGGGCATGCTCACAATCTTTGCCCGCTGTAAAGTTCACTACGAGGGCCGGGCGAAGAGTGAGCTCGGTTCGGGTGACAGAGTAATAATTGTCAAGCCAGACGGTTCATTCCTGATTCACCAGAGCAGGAAGAGGGAGCCGGTAAACTGGCAACCGCCCGGAAGTGTTGTCCGCCTCGAGCTGAAGGAAAAGCCCGTTCTGGTCTCGGTCAGGAGAAAGCCGAGGGAAACCCTTGAGGTCGAGCTTGAGGAGGTCTACCTAATCACGGTCTTCCACGCCGAGGACTACGAGGAGCTGGCTTTGACTGGAAGCGAGGCGGAGATGGCGGAGTTAATCTTTGAAAACCCGGAGGCTATCGAGCCCGGTTTTAGGCCACTCTACCGGGAGAAACCCATAAAGCACGGCATCGTCGATGTCCTCGGCGTTGATAAGGAAGGAAACATCGTAGTTCTGGAGCTTAAGCGCAGGAGGGCAGATTTACACGCGGTGAGTCAGCTCAAGCGCTACGTTGAGACACTTAAGGAGGAGCATGAAAACGTCCGGGGAATCCTCGTCGCACCTTCTCTAACATCTGGAGCCAAAAAGCTCCTGGAAAAAGAGGGGCTGGAGTTCAGAAAGCTGGAACCCCCGAAAAGGGACAAAAGGTCCAGGGGAAAACAGCTCAGACTCTTTTAG
- a CDS encoding DUF473 domain-containing protein: protein MEAVILSGIARRVLDELLRNPYRTIELRSARNVLAIEEALNEALKVFLTYDPFEDVSAGTEGLLAELLEAKEIDTRIPWEESDEREMTVCRARVKLIGLGRVVEVERRDGILVARVRELFPHEMSMG from the coding sequence ATGGAGGCAGTAATCCTCTCGGGAATAGCGAGACGCGTTCTGGATGAACTTCTCAGGAACCCCTACAGAACGATAGAACTTAGAAGCGCGAGGAACGTTCTGGCCATTGAAGAGGCCCTCAACGAGGCCCTCAAGGTCTTCCTGACATACGACCCATTCGAGGACGTTTCAGCCGGAACCGAAGGTCTGCTCGCTGAACTGCTTGAGGCCAAGGAGATAGACACGAGAATTCCCTGGGAGGAAAGCGATGAGAGGGAAATGACAGTCTGCAGGGCAAGGGTAAAGCTCATAGGTCTCGGCAGGGTTGTCGAGGTCGAGAGAAGGGACGGAATCCTTGTTGCCAGAGTAAGGGAGCTCTTCCCCCACGAGATGAGCATGGGCTAA
- a CDS encoding proteasome assembly chaperone family protein has translation MEKPVKLILPEIKNPILIEGYPGIGLVGHIVGNFLAKELGMEMIGYVESPFLPPMSIVLEGKPNPPLRFYGKDNIIVAVADIYVPPTLVNEIAKELAGYLSDMNAQKVISIGGIGIGFFKEKMEVWGVGAREELNKELEEAGAKILQYGSIMGMSGKLLWEAGKKGLNAYVLLGETFGDRPDPRAAANVIEVLKKLTPIDVSTEPLIKEAEMIEEQLRKMHEQMEQARKKEMKQYESIYL, from the coding sequence ATGGAAAAGCCGGTAAAGCTCATCCTGCCGGAGATAAAGAACCCTATACTCATCGAAGGTTACCCCGGAATAGGACTGGTCGGCCACATAGTCGGTAACTTCCTGGCCAAAGAGCTCGGAATGGAGATGATAGGCTACGTTGAAAGCCCCTTCCTACCGCCGATGAGCATAGTCCTCGAAGGAAAGCCCAATCCACCGCTCCGCTTCTACGGTAAGGACAACATAATAGTCGCTGTCGCTGACATCTACGTTCCCCCGACGCTCGTCAACGAGATAGCGAAGGAACTCGCGGGTTATCTCAGCGACATGAACGCCCAGAAGGTCATCTCCATAGGGGGCATAGGCATAGGGTTCTTCAAGGAGAAGATGGAAGTCTGGGGTGTTGGAGCGAGGGAAGAGCTCAACAAGGAACTTGAGGAGGCGGGAGCGAAGATACTCCAGTACGGCTCGATTATGGGAATGAGCGGGAAGCTCCTCTGGGAGGCCGGAAAGAAGGGCCTTAACGCATACGTTCTGCTCGGGGAGACCTTCGGCGACAGACCGGACCCAAGGGCGGCCGCCAACGTCATAGAGGTCCTGAAGAAGCTAACGCCCATAGACGTTTCAACGGAACCGCTCATCAAGGAGGCAGAGATGATAGAGGAACAGCTCAGGAAGATGCACGAGCAGATGGAACAGGCGAGAAAGAAGGAGATGAAGCAGTACGAGAGCATCTACCTGTGA
- a CDS encoding S-methyl-5'-thioadenosine phosphorylase, with product MPRIGIIGGSGVYGVFEPKETVKVHTPYGRPSAPVEIGEIGGVEVAFIPRHGKHHEFPPHEVPYRANIWALKELGVERVIGVTAVGSLREEYKPGDIVITDQFIDFTKKREYTFYNGPKVAHVSMADPFCPEMRKIFYETAKELGFPVHEKGTYVCIEGPRFSTRAESFMFRQYAHIIGMTLVPEVNLARELGMCYVNIATVTDYDVWAEKPVDAQEVLRVMAENNYKVQELLKKAIPRIPEERKCGCADVLKTMFV from the coding sequence ATGCCAAGGATAGGCATCATAGGCGGTTCCGGGGTTTATGGCGTCTTCGAGCCGAAGGAGACCGTTAAGGTTCACACACCGTACGGCAGGCCGTCCGCTCCAGTGGAAATAGGCGAAATTGGCGGTGTAGAGGTGGCCTTTATACCGAGACACGGCAAGCACCACGAGTTTCCACCGCATGAGGTCCCCTACAGGGCGAACATCTGGGCGTTGAAGGAGCTCGGTGTCGAGAGGGTTATAGGGGTTACCGCCGTCGGCTCACTCCGCGAGGAATACAAGCCGGGCGACATCGTCATAACTGACCAGTTCATAGACTTCACCAAGAAGAGGGAATACACCTTCTACAACGGTCCTAAGGTGGCCCACGTCTCGATGGCCGACCCGTTCTGCCCGGAGATGAGGAAAATCTTCTACGAGACCGCCAAGGAGCTCGGCTTTCCGGTTCACGAAAAGGGCACCTACGTCTGCATTGAAGGCCCGCGCTTTTCTACAAGGGCGGAGAGCTTCATGTTCAGGCAGTACGCCCACATAATAGGCATGACGCTCGTTCCAGAGGTTAACCTCGCTCGCGAGCTTGGAATGTGCTACGTTAACATCGCAACGGTTACAGACTACGACGTCTGGGCCGAGAAGCCTGTTGATGCTCAGGAAGTGCTCAGGGTCATGGCCGAGAACAACTACAAGGTTCAGGAGCTCCTCAAAAAGGCAATCCCGAGAATTCCGGAGGAGCGGAAGTGTGGCTGTGCTGATGTACTTAAGACTATGTTCGTGTGA
- a CDS encoding amidohydrolase family protein: MSILIRNGYVIYGENLEVVKADVLIEGNRIVEVKKGINESAETVIDATGKVVSPGFVNLHTHSPMGLFRGLADDLPLMEWLEKHIWPREAKLTREHIKAGAYLGALEMIKTGTTTFLDMYFQMDAVAEAVLDSGLRGYLSYGMIDLGDPDRTEKELKEALREMEAIEGLNSERIHFVFGPHAPYTCSIALLKEVRKLADEHSKLITIHVSETMAELGKIQERYGKSPVVLLDEIGFFGSDVIIAHGVWLDSRDVQILARNGVTVAHNPGSNMKLASGVMPLQKLLNAGVNVGLGTDGSASNNNLDMVEEMKLAALLHKVHNLDPTVADSRTVFRMATLNGARALRLNAGVIKPGYLADVVVFDFNKPHLRPINDIVSHIVYSANGNDVETTIVDGKVLMLDREVLTLDEEKILSKAEEVARELS, from the coding sequence GTGAGCATTCTCATAAGGAACGGTTACGTCATCTACGGCGAGAACCTGGAGGTCGTTAAGGCCGACGTTCTAATTGAGGGAAACAGAATCGTCGAGGTCAAGAAGGGCATCAACGAGTCCGCCGAGACTGTCATAGATGCAACGGGTAAGGTCGTTTCCCCGGGCTTCGTGAACCTTCACACGCATTCCCCAATGGGCCTCTTCCGCGGTTTGGCCGACGATTTGCCCCTCATGGAGTGGCTGGAAAAGCACATCTGGCCGAGGGAGGCCAAGCTAACAAGGGAGCACATAAAGGCCGGCGCTTACCTTGGTGCGCTTGAAATGATTAAGACTGGGACGACGACTTTCCTCGACATGTACTTCCAGATGGATGCCGTCGCTGAGGCCGTCCTCGATTCTGGCCTAAGGGGCTACCTAAGCTACGGCATGATAGACCTTGGCGACCCCGATAGAACGGAGAAAGAACTGAAGGAAGCGCTCAGGGAGATGGAGGCAATAGAAGGCCTCAACTCGGAAAGAATTCACTTCGTTTTCGGACCCCATGCCCCGTACACCTGCTCGATAGCCCTTCTGAAGGAGGTCAGAAAGCTCGCGGATGAGCACAGTAAACTGATAACCATACACGTGAGCGAGACGATGGCCGAGCTCGGCAAGATTCAGGAGCGCTACGGCAAAAGTCCGGTCGTTCTGCTCGACGAGATAGGCTTCTTTGGAAGCGACGTGATAATAGCCCACGGCGTCTGGCTGGACAGCAGGGACGTGCAGATACTCGCGAGGAACGGCGTTACAGTTGCTCACAACCCGGGAAGCAACATGAAGTTAGCGAGCGGTGTCATGCCCCTTCAAAAGCTCCTTAATGCTGGAGTTAACGTCGGTCTGGGAACCGACGGGAGCGCCAGCAACAACAACCTCGACATGGTTGAGGAGATGAAGCTCGCCGCTTTACTCCACAAGGTTCACAACCTTGATCCCACGGTGGCGGATTCTAGGACAGTCTTCAGAATGGCCACTCTCAACGGTGCCAGAGCGCTCCGCCTCAACGCCGGCGTTATAAAGCCCGGCTATCTGGCCGATGTGGTCGTCTTCGACTTCAACAAACCCCACCTGAGGCCCATTAACGACATCGTGAGTCACATCGTTTACTCGGCCAACGGCAACGACGTAGAGACGACGATAGTTGACGGAAAGGTTTTAATGCTCGACCGCGAAGTTCTTACGCTGGACGAGGAGAAAATACTAAGCAAGGCGGAGGAGGTGGCGCGTGAACTATCTTGA
- a CDS encoding DUF835 domain-containing protein, with protein MNYLDLVFGVALLISYVILFYNHHLTGRKALLYYSLAWLSLSVPVFSSDRAVHIVGLAFFSAFLWAGNIEAIRELTLDNETARSLVYLSIVPVLFVFLTYPEHGTYAYLLIGLWIVLSGVFLGFYGQRRFLVMSVLQGVFGSIVFLALFVNSQNIRYVHAFVGVSLAFESVRVFMRSSFVGDFSIGSLEDSNLDEKPGLFLVSSLPENVLPSALVFSRTPRDSPNWFWITNIRDERAISPTNLPKILDMAVKFMKEAKSAGKKPIVVIDGLDYLVLENGLPSVLKFLSSLRDYSLMNDATVFIVGSDEFLSERERTLLKNIIGEGNA; from the coding sequence GTGAACTATCTTGACCTTGTATTCGGCGTTGCGCTTCTCATCTCCTACGTTATTCTCTTCTACAACCACCACCTTACGGGCCGGAAGGCGCTTCTCTATTATTCACTTGCATGGCTGAGCCTGTCCGTTCCGGTATTCTCATCTGACAGAGCAGTTCATATCGTGGGCCTGGCCTTTTTCTCGGCCTTCCTATGGGCGGGTAACATTGAGGCAATCAGGGAGCTCACTCTGGATAACGAAACAGCTCGAAGCTTAGTTTATCTCTCAATAGTCCCTGTTCTGTTTGTGTTCTTAACGTATCCTGAGCACGGGACGTACGCTTATCTCCTCATTGGTCTTTGGATTGTGTTGTCAGGGGTTTTTCTAGGTTTCTATGGGCAGAGAAGATTCTTAGTAATGTCTGTTCTTCAGGGCGTTTTTGGGAGTATTGTTTTTCTTGCTCTGTTCGTTAACTCTCAAAATATCAGGTATGTTCATGCTTTTGTTGGTGTTTCTCTAGCCTTTGAGTCAGTTAGGGTCTTTATGAGAAGTTCTTTTGTGGGTGATTTCTCGATAGGTTCTCTTGAGGATTCAAACCTCGATGAAAAGCCCGGTCTTTTCCTCGTTTCTTCTCTTCCGGAGAACGTCCTCCCATCGGCCCTCGTCTTCTCAAGAACCCCCCGTGATTCCCCTAACTGGTTCTGGATAACAAACATTCGCGATGAGCGGGCAATTTCGCCGACAAACCTCCCAAAAATCCTTGACATGGCGGTTAAGTTTATGAAAGAGGCAAAAAGCGCGGGGAAAAAGCCAATCGTTGTCATTGATGGCCTCGACTACCTCGTCCTTGAGAACGGCCTTCCCAGCGTTTTGAAGTTCCTCTCTTCTCTGAGGGACTATTCCCTGATGAACGATGCAACGGTTTTTATCGTTGGGAGCGATGAGTTCCTCTCTGAGCGCGAAAGGACGCTCCTGAAGAACATCATCGGTGAGGGCAATGCTTGA
- a CDS encoding [protein ADP-ribosylglutamate] hydrolase: MLEVVRGDITRFPAEAIVNAANRYLEHGGGVAYAIAKAAAGNVAEYIRISKKAMREQLGKNFIEHGEVVVTPPMRLEKYGIKYVIHTVGPYCGGLWDEDKREKLKRAILGALRKAEELGVKSIAFPAISAGIYGCPLDEVVRTFKEVVEEFSKEARSVERVYLVLYSEDSYREALKVLGR; the protein is encoded by the coding sequence ATGCTTGAGGTCGTTAGGGGAGACATAACCCGCTTTCCTGCGGAGGCTATAGTGAACGCGGCAAACCGCTATCTTGAGCACGGCGGCGGCGTTGCCTACGCGATAGCAAAAGCGGCCGCCGGAAACGTTGCCGAGTACATTCGAATAAGCAAGAAAGCCATGAGGGAACAGCTCGGAAAGAACTTCATCGAGCACGGCGAGGTTGTGGTTACTCCCCCGATGAGGCTCGAAAAGTACGGAATCAAATACGTTATCCACACGGTTGGCCCCTACTGTGGCGGACTCTGGGACGAAGACAAACGGGAGAAACTGAAAAGGGCAATCCTTGGCGCTCTGAGAAAGGCGGAGGAGCTTGGGGTTAAAAGCATAGCCTTCCCGGCTATAAGTGCCGGCATCTACGGCTGTCCGCTTGACGAGGTAGTGAGGACGTTTAAAGAGGTCGTTGAGGAGTTTTCAAAGGAAGCAAGGAGCGTCGAGAGAGTTTATTTGGTGCTCTACTCTGAGGACTCATACAGGGAGGCCCTTAAAGTTCTCGGGAGATAG
- a CDS encoding NAD(P)H-hydrate dehydratase, with protein sequence MRIEDVYVWDINAKWLGISPFQLMENAGSGVARTIEERFGKGLRIAVFSGTGNNGGDGFVTARHLSFDNEVTLFLVGDEVKIRSEEARHNWEILKRLDFVEIKVLKDSAYIRNLDLSGYDVIVDALLGAGTKGEPREPIRSAIEKINEYAGRAKIVSIDLPSGYPSQIRVKADFAVTFQWDKEEYEGFERVVVKIGYPRELYHLVGPGDARFALRKRGQHKGQNGKLLVIGGSENYYGAPYLASKAASYLLDLVYLAMPSLPAGKITDPDLILRPFDGENFSIEHLNGLLELAEKVDAVVIGPGMGLEDETKELVREFVRRCERPMVIDADGLKAVAGGLDILRGKTFVLTPHAGEFKVLFGVKPPESLLERAELVRAKSEEIGGVVLLKGPYDVISDGKTWKYNRTGNRGMTTGGTGDVLAGLVGALLALGNKPLRSASVGAFLNGLAGDLTAEELGENFTAIEIIKRIPKAVKWVEEF encoded by the coding sequence ATGCGCATCGAGGACGTTTACGTATGGGATATCAACGCGAAGTGGCTCGGCATTTCACCGTTCCAGCTCATGGAGAACGCCGGTTCTGGCGTTGCCAGGACGATAGAGGAGCGCTTTGGGAAGGGCCTTAGAATAGCGGTCTTCTCCGGCACCGGCAACAACGGCGGGGACGGCTTTGTTACGGCGAGACACCTGAGCTTCGATAATGAGGTAACTCTCTTCCTGGTCGGCGATGAGGTTAAGATAAGGAGTGAGGAAGCGAGACACAACTGGGAAATACTCAAGAGGCTCGATTTCGTGGAAATCAAAGTCCTCAAGGACTCGGCCTACATAAGGAACCTCGACCTCAGCGGTTACGACGTCATCGTTGATGCCCTCCTCGGGGCTGGCACAAAGGGTGAGCCGAGGGAGCCGATACGCTCGGCAATAGAGAAGATAAACGAGTACGCTGGAAGAGCGAAAATAGTCAGCATAGACCTCCCGAGCGGTTATCCCTCCCAAATCCGCGTTAAAGCGGACTTCGCGGTTACCTTCCAGTGGGACAAGGAGGAATATGAGGGCTTTGAGCGCGTTGTGGTTAAGATAGGCTACCCGCGGGAGCTCTACCATCTCGTTGGGCCCGGTGATGCCAGGTTTGCGCTCAGAAAGAGGGGCCAGCACAAGGGTCAGAACGGTAAACTCCTCGTCATCGGCGGGAGCGAGAACTACTACGGTGCTCCATACCTGGCCTCCAAAGCCGCTTCCTACCTTCTCGATTTGGTTTATCTGGCCATGCCCTCCCTGCCTGCCGGGAAAATTACGGACCCCGATTTGATTCTACGGCCTTTCGATGGTGAGAACTTCTCAATTGAACACCTCAATGGCCTGCTTGAGCTGGCCGAGAAGGTCGATGCCGTTGTGATTGGTCCGGGAATGGGCCTTGAAGATGAAACAAAGGAGCTCGTCAGGGAGTTCGTGAGGCGTTGTGAGAGGCCGATGGTGATAGATGCCGACGGCCTCAAGGCAGTGGCCGGGGGCTTGGACATCCTAAGGGGCAAGACCTTCGTCTTAACACCCCACGCCGGCGAGTTCAAGGTTCTCTTCGGCGTTAAACCACCGGAAAGCCTTCTTGAGCGGGCTGAACTCGTCAGGGCAAAAAGTGAAGAAATCGGCGGTGTGGTTCTCCTTAAGGGGCCCTACGACGTGATAAGCGATGGAAAAACCTGGAAGTATAACAGAACAGGAAACAGGGGCATGACAACCGGCGGAACCGGGGACGTTTTGGCGGGTCTTGTGGGGGCATTGCTGGCCCTTGGAAACAAACCTCTCCGCTCGGCGTCGGTCGGAGCTTTCCTGAACGGACTCGCTGGTGACCTTACCGCGGAGGAGCTCGGCGAAAACTTCACAGCAATAGAGATTATAAAGAGAATCCCAAAGGCGGTAAAATGGGTAGAGGAATTTTAG
- a CDS encoding winged helix-turn-helix domain-containing protein translates to MKEVIIITQAEKVRILSDETRFKILQLLRQRPMTIWELSMALGKDRTTIYRHIKALEKAGFVEELGSEGNEKLYGRTARLFLVKAEPDESIEDFRQDYLSIEAERIVQILEKAGIKIRDKKRLKDIVKEILNEIEINSQPIIRQISEANVEMSEIELFHFLNVLVFLQSCELCEKAEKVKELIEI, encoded by the coding sequence GTGAAAGAAGTTATTATAATCACACAGGCTGAAAAGGTTAGAATTTTGTCCGATGAAACAAGATTTAAAATCCTTCAGCTCCTCAGGCAGAGACCAATGACAATATGGGAGCTCAGCATGGCGCTTGGAAAGGACAGGACAACTATATACCGCCATATTAAGGCTCTGGAAAAAGCCGGTTTTGTGGAGGAACTTGGAAGTGAGGGCAACGAGAAGCTCTATGGAAGAACCGCTAGACTGTTTCTAGTAAAAGCAGAACCAGACGAGAGCATCGAAGACTTTCGGCAAGATTATCTTTCAATCGAAGCAGAGAGGATAGTTCAAATCTTAGAAAAGGCGGGGATTAAGATTCGAGACAAAAAAAGACTCAAAGATATCGTGAAAGAAATTCTAAACGAGATAGAGATTAATTCTCAACCAATCATTAGGCAAATCTCGGAAGCAAACGTCGAGATGAGCGAAATAGAGCTCTTCCACTTCCTCAACGTGCTCGTTTTCCTTCAGAGTTGCGAACTCTGCGAAAAGGCAGAAAAAGTCAAAGAGCTGATAGAAATCTAA
- a CDS encoding DUF211 domain-containing protein, whose product MARGIRLLVLDVLKPHQPIVTELALGLSELEGVEGVNITLVEIDKETENVKITIVGDNLDYDEIVRTIEEFGGVVHSIDMVAAGRRIVDEEETPQDKLEEY is encoded by the coding sequence ATGGCACGTGGAATAAGACTTCTCGTTCTTGATGTTTTAAAGCCTCATCAACCAATAGTCACAGAACTCGCTCTTGGACTCAGTGAACTTGAAGGAGTGGAAGGAGTGAACATAACCCTGGTAGAAATCGACAAAGAAACTGAAAACGTCAAAATAACGATTGTCGGGGACAACCTTGACTACGATGAAATCGTTAGAACTATTGAAGAATTTGGAGGTGTTGTCCACAGTATTGATATGGTTGCCGCAGGAAGAAGGATAGTTGATGAAGAGGAGACACCCCAAGACAAACTGGAGGAATATTAA